The DNA window CATTATAGCGTTTAAAATATCATTCATGCTGCTCAAATTGTTCATGTCGGCGAAGAACGCTACTAAGAACGTAGGAACTATAGCGATTGTTCGAGTGAAGAGAACTCGCTTCCATCGTGCCCACTGCAGATTTAAGAATCCTTCCATCGCGAATTGACCGGCGTAAGTGCCCGTCATCGTGGACGATTGTCCGGCGGCTAAAATACCAACGGCCCATATGTACATTGCGGCTGCGCCGAAGGAACAACCGAGGAAGACTCCACCCTTGTAAAGATCAGCACTGAATGTCGCATTGTTTTGCTGGAATTTAGAGGAAAGGATACTTGAAAACGTTTGACTAAAGAACACTAGTTTACATGTGCTTGTACAGCGAaacgaattaaatataaaaggcTATAAAACACTTACAACAAAAGTTTCCATGCCGAGagtataattatttgcttCGCAAAGTTTATACTGcgaaataaaacagaaattaattcaactatTCGTCCGAAATCACATATATAATCGGTTTTAATAACTGTACTTATACTCACAACATCGTCATTCGTCTTGTCGAACAGACCATGAGCAAATACAGCTACGACAAAGACGTTGATTAGAAATGAAACGAATAGTGCGATGCAGGCCTCAATGAAGTAATACATGTTGGCATCTTTGATCTTTGCAGGCTGTCTTCGATCAATGTCTCTggactaaaaaataaatgatatttcatatatattaaggAATTAGCGcataatcataatatattatagtatggTCATTATTCTCACTTTGACCAAGGCACTATGAAGGTACAAGTTATGCGGCATAATAACCGCGCCGACGATTCCCACCGCTTGTAGCAGTACCTTGTTATCGTAATTCATTCCATTGTACCATGGAACAAACATACCGCTTATAACATCTATTTGAGAGGGCTCGGAAACGACATACTGAAACATCGAAAGACATTGTAGCAATAAGGTATAATTAGCAACGCAATATCGAAATATATCCTAAGAAATGAATTTACCTCGTAACCGAAGGTAACAGCCATGATCATGATGAGAAAACCAAAGAAAAACTCCAGTTTCCTCAATCCGTATTTGtctaagaataaaaatgtgaaTGTATCGACTACTGTGATTAGTACGCCACCCCATATAGGAATCCTGAAACGTAACTTTCTCTTTCACAAATCTGCATATTTACGTGcgttatttgcatttataaattcatggtaaagaaaaaagggagaagagaaatgaaaataataatcgaagaAAGGTaacaaaatgcataaaaagtATCCAATTTAACGTAATAATATCTGCAAAATAAGTAAACGTAATTTGCaaacatacatacgtatatcaCGCGGATTATGATCCATCTTtcgtatattatatgaaatactttttattccccatgtattttgcatttagTTAAAAAGGTTTTTTAGGTTCTTTTAAGca is part of the Temnothorax longispinosus isolate EJ_2023e chromosome 12, Tlon_JGU_v1, whole genome shotgun sequence genome and encodes:
- the Mvl gene encoding protein Malvolio isoform X4, coding for MGFHGAWLFNVHSLSGSWQHRIGSTIWSGSKIQGLVMQRLSARLGVVTGLHLAEMCYRQYKKVPRFILWIMIEIAIIGSDMQEVIGTAIALYLLSNKAIPIWGGVLITVVDTFTFLFLDKYGLRKLEFFFGFLIMIMAVTFGYEYVVSEPSQIDVISGMFVPWYNGMNYDNKVLLQAVGIVGAVIMPHNLYLHSALVKSRDIDRRQPAKIKDANMYYFIEACIALFVSFLINVFVVAVFAHGLFDKTNDDVYKLCEANNYTLGMETFVQNNATFSADLYKGGVFLGCSFGAAAMYIWAVGILAAGQSSTMTGTYAGQFAMEGFLNLQWARWKRVLFTRTIAIVPTFLVAFFADMNNLSSMNDILNAIMSLQLPFATLPTIAFTSSAQIMGEFRNGILNKIVSTALSVLVIVINIYFVAQTVQEDLPNNWAIYLAMSVYAILYLIFCAYLAIHMAVSMGATSLGNNWFVTKYIGTPVSPTLGISNPAVYARTNPAFTIQESGSFTSISEW